A genome region from Crossiella equi includes the following:
- a CDS encoding cold-shock protein, giving the protein MARGTVKWFNSEKGFGFIAQEDGGPDVFVHYSAIVAKGYRSLEENQQVEFEITQGPKGPQADQVRAV; this is encoded by the coding sequence ATGGCTCGTGGCACTGTCAAGTGGTTCAACAGCGAGAAGGGCTTCGGCTTCATCGCTCAGGAAGACGGCGGACCGGACGTGTTCGTGCACTACTCGGCCATCGTGGCCAAGGGCTACCGCTCGCTGGAGGAGAACCAGCAGGTGGAGTTCGAGATCACCCAGGGTCCCAAGGGCCCGCAGGCTGACCAGGTCCGCGCCGTCTGA